CGGGGTGGGCGTCGCCGGTCGGCGACGCCCACCCCGGGCGAGCGGCTCTCACCTCAGCCAGGGGAAGCGCTGGACCAGGGGGAGCGTCGCCCAGGCCCGACCGAGCCCGAGGGTGTTGCCAGCGCCGACAAGCGCCAGGCCGGCGAGGAGTCCCGCGTAGATGAGGTGGTCGTCCATGACGGGGTTGTTCTCCGGGGGCAGCACGGCCGTCCACATCAGGACCAGCAGCAGCCCGCCGGCGACGGCGGCGATCCGGGTGCCGATGCCGAGCAGCAGGGCCACGCCGATGCCGAGCAGGCCGAGCATGAACAGCCAGTCCGCCCAGGCGGCGCCGGCGATGTCGTGGTAGATGCCCTCGAACGGGCCGGCCACGCCGAAGCCGAGGAAGCCCTTGGTCGGGCTGCCGCCGTTGATCCAGGCGTTCTTCGCCGGGGTCTCGTGCCCCAGACCGAACATCTTGTCGAGGAAGGCCCAGAGGAACACCCAACCCAGGGCGATGCGCAGCCCGGCCCAGACGTACCGGGTGGCCTTCTGCCGGGGGGTCTCGGCCGCCGGAGCGGTGGTGATGGCGGGGGTCCGCTCGCGTGTCGCGGTCATGGTGTCCACGTCCCTTCTGTACCTGACACCGCGCTTCGGTGGCATCTCCATTCCACCGTCGCGCGCCGGCCGGAAGCAGGGCCGTCGGTGCCTCCTGCCCGGGTCCTTGGTCCCGTCCCGGCCCGGTCCGGTCGGCCCGGGACGGGACCGGCGCGGACGGGACCGGGCCGGCTCAGGCCGGGGCGGCGAGCTGGGCGGCGAGCAGCGCCGGCGCCTCCGCCAGCGACGGGCCGTACCAGGTCAGGTGCCGGCCGGAGACCAGCACCGAGGGCACCCGCGGGAACGCCTCCGGCCCGTCGTCGGCGGTGAACCGGTACGGCTCGTC
The genomic region above belongs to Micromonospora sp. WMMD1128 and contains:
- a CDS encoding DoxX family protein yields the protein MDTMTATRERTPAITTAPAAETPRQKATRYVWAGLRIALGWVFLWAFLDKMFGLGHETPAKNAWINGGSPTKGFLGFGVAGPFEGIYHDIAGAAWADWLFMLGLLGIGVALLLGIGTRIAAVAGGLLLVLMWTAVLPPENNPVMDDHLIYAGLLAGLALVGAGNTLGLGRAWATLPLVQRFPWLR